A segment of the Solanum lycopersicum chromosome 9, SLM_r2.1 genome:
CATGAAACTGAAGATGGAAGAAGAAACTTGAACCACATGTAAATTAAAGCTGCAAAAGCAAAACCCCAATGAAGAACAAGAAGGCAAAAAAATTAGTTTCAGTTTTCAAAATTGTTGAAGATCCTCCAGTTTCATTTCCACTTTGTCCAGCACTAGCAGAAGAAGAAGTAGCATTTGTTTTATTATCAGCCGAAGTAGCCAAATCTAAAATCCCTTTAGATTTCAAATTATCAGGTTCAAACTTATGTATCGCGGGCCTTCCATCAGTTACCGCTGATCCAACCTGCCATACCTGATTCACTGTCTTCGTATTGGCCGGCAACTCCAGAGTAGCAAAGATTTTCATCATCCCATCAGCTGACTCTGCTTTTGAATCGACAACATTGTACATAAGTTTAGACTCTGTTATTGATTTATAAGAAGTAAGATTGTAGGTCTTAACAGTCATAACCCCTTTAGAATCTTTGAATGCAATTAGTGATTGTGTTCCAATCATAGCTGGTGCAACGGGGTTAATTCCCCAAGCAATCCAGCCATCAGGTGAAGCTGGAGATGCGAGGAAAGCGACAGAAAGAGTGGATTTAGCCGGATCAAATGTCCAATGAAGGAATGATTTGAGAGAAGGTAGATCAGTGCAATTGGTGAAACGAGTGTTGGATGAGAAAGTTTGAGAAGAACATGTGAGAGATGTGGAAGGGGAGATATGGAAGAGAAGAACAAGTAAAAAGGTGAAGAGAAGGTTAAAAAAATGAGATGCCATTTTTTAGGAGCGTTGAGAGAAAGAGTGTTAACAAGATATTTTGGGATATTGGGGTGATTTTATAGGGAATTCGGAGATCCAGTTGGGAGCGTCTGCTGCGCCACATGATAGGATGGATGGAAGGGAATACGAAGGACACAAGTGGATATGACACCAACATgtacaaattaaaaattctttaattttcgtCTTAACTTTCCacgatttaattaattaattttaatatctacATTATGAACATCATCTCAAATTAAACAACATCATGTGACTAAATTCCTCCACCAAATGCTCATTCTCCTTTTCTTTCtgtattcttttatttagtattatattttcttctctttttttttttttttaatcttttatatCTCTTTATCGAGACTTTTGTTAGCTCTTTCAATGATTCAAATCTACAATATTAAGATCGGAGAATGATAATATTTACCAGGTGAATACCCTCTCTTCGCTATTTATTACTCCAACTTTTCATGGCTCttgttcaatttatttttatatctccGCATAGGGAGGAAAAGTGTTACCCACTATGAGTTTTATTATTGTCAAAACACCAACCAAAAAATGCTAGTAGGTGATAAAGATATCACATTCATCTCGTCATATATTTTAGTTATCAAAATTTGCTTGTAAAGGagatttcaagattttaaaaaatcaaaataatcctTATTTTGGGGTCTGCCAATGGGTCGTTTTTTTTTTACCGCAATCGTGATTATTGCAAACACAGACACTGCACCAAAAAAACCATAGGCCAAAACTTTGTATGGGTTACCCCCTCGAACTTCTCCTGACAATTCTAAGTGGAATGCCCTGTGTAGAATTGTGGACCCTAATGTTTATCCTTTAACCATGGACAAAGTCACATCTACAAAAAGCAAACAACTAAAATTAGGGTAGAACTAGACTTAGTCAAACCCAAAATAAGGGAGTTCATAGTTAGGATTAGGAATATAGGAGGAGGTTTAGAAAAGTTTACTCAGAAGGTAGAATATGAAGACCTACCAGAATTATGCAGCCATAGCATGATGAAgggaaactaaaataaaaaatgtggaATGTGCTACAGAAGTGTCACGCACTGAGCCTACACCATGGACGAAACtggcactcgagaaccattgttggcTCCAAGCAAACACATGTCCTGGCTAATTACTACTCAGCGAAAGACTTTACTCAATAAagataaattcatatattaaattagAATGTTGTAAAGGAAACATTCAACTGGCCAATAAGACAGACACCAATCTCAacataacaaatttaaaatatgaagacaaatgaactaactaactgtctatgaagcctctaaattgTAAGGGGTGTCGGGACAAGACCTTCAATCATCCTTACAATTGAAAATACTAAAGCAATGTAAATAGGGATCCTCCAGAAAGCAAGGAGACTCACCAACTGACTTTGAGTGCTCGACTGGATTAACAAGGCGTTGGGTGCTGATCCTGGTCACCTGTATctatatcataaaattatgtAGGTCAAATGActttagtacattgaatgtacgagcatgcaAGGGAAATTCTAAACAAAACATATGCTTGAACTTGAATCTGAAAGAAA
Coding sequences within it:
- the LOC101262042 gene encoding auxin-induced in root cultures protein 12 translates to MASHFFNLLFTFLLVLLFHISPSTSLTCSSQTFSSNTRFTNCTDLPSLKSFLHWTFDPAKSTLSVAFLASPASPDGWIAWGINPVAPAMIGTQSLIAFKDSKGVMTVKTYNLTSYKSITESKLMYNVVDSKAESADGMMKIFATLELPANTKTVNQVWQVGSAVTDGRPAIHKFEPDNLKSKGILDLATSADNKTNATSSSASAGQSGNETGGSSTILKTETNFFAFLFFIGVLLLQL